From Fusarium oxysporum f. sp. lycopersici 4287 chromosome 10, whole genome shotgun sequence:
ATTGATTGGACATGATCTCAAGCATGATCTAGAAGCTCTCATTCTCAGCCATCCTGGAAAAGACATCCGCGACACCGCCAAATTCCCAGGTTTCAAGAAGTATGGCAATGGAAGAAAGCCAGCCCTGCGGGTCCTGGCTCAGAAGATCCTGGGCGTCGAGATACAAGGAGGCGCACATTCTAGTATTGAGGATGCGCGAGCGACTATGTTACTGTCCCGCAAGCACAAGCAGGCGTTTGACGTTGATCACGCAAATCGATATGCGCCGAAACCAGCATCAGGTGGCCAGAAAGGCACCAAatcgaaaaagaaaagaaagtgAAGGGGTGATATAAACAAGTACATCCTCATAAAGTTTTGTTGAGATACCCATATAGCAAGAACTATTATTTTTCGGACAACCATGGTTCATCGAAGTACGCCCCGAGTTTCCGAGGTAGGGAACTATCCTACCAGCCATTAACCTTTGCATTCTGAGATCAATTTATACAAAAGAAGCCCAATTAAGTCGTATTTTCTCACCAGTTTTAACCATTTTGAAATCAGAATACTCCGTAGAGTTCCAATAGTAATGTCATAACTTGGGTTCATTCTGTAGTACGGAGTACTAACATGTTTCCTACCAACATTCTGGACCCATTTTTCACTAATTGCGTCgtgagataagataagcctGTCACCTTAGAACTCTTTACGCGCCTCGACGCGTCTCCTTCACTTGACAACGAACAAGTCAACACCACTACAATGTCGCAACCAATACTCTCATTAGCACCCGACGAGAATAAATCCAAAGCTGTGGCGAATCTTTTGCCATGCCGTATACACCATGATGGGCCAATCGACCCGGCATCGACATTTTGGACCCCTACTACTACGGATGGTTTGTGTCCCTGGATACGAATCCCGTTGCCACGAGCGTACTGACAATCTGAAAAGATGGTACAAAACTAGCATACTTTCGAGGTAGAAAACTTCAAGGAAAGGTGGTAAAAATACCAGAACAATGTCGAGGTGTTGTTGTCGAACGAGCTCCCGAAAAGGACCCCAAAAGTGCCAACGAGGACGTGCTAGAGGATCTCGATGCCGACCAAGAGCCAGAACAAATAGGAAGCATGAAAATAACTGCAGAGTTTGATGAGATGGTTGTTTGGGGACATGAGACAGTGGCAGATGCCAGCGCAGACCCTTATGTCCGCAGTATGGGGGAGTGGCTTCAGATGGCCGACCGGGTATGGCTCGATATTGACTGGGCAAGAATCTGTTGCTAACTTCTCCAGATTCACTCGTACTCGCCCCTTGCAGATACGACGCAGAAATGATGTGACCGGCAGTGACCAAGCGTCGAGCTGCTCCACCCACGAGAGGCCGGATGTTGACATCGTGGGACATCGAGATTACCTCGAACCGACCAAATACTTCAACAATATACCCGAGCAATAGTCCAAACACTAAAGACTGTGTTAAGATATTGTTCTTCCCCCATTCATGTCGTTATTGAAAATTGGAGCATAGACCTCATGTAGTTGGGAGCGACCCGTTTTAAAATAACACGCCTAGGAGACCGACACATGTCTTTTGCAGCCAAAGTCCTGTTTCTAATACCTCTACCTCTGATGGGATATCATGCTGTATgctaaataagtaaaaaacAAGTCTATGACTCTAGTACTACGTTTTTTCCTTCAACGAAGTCTGGACTCGCTAGCCTCTGACTTCTTCCTCGTAGGCTTCTGGTTAAATGAGCGATCCCTAGTTTAAGGGGGCGATATGTCCATTCTGGTACTGCCAATGAAGGCTGGTGTCAATTTCTCTGGATTCTTTGAGTCTGCAACTGAATGTGGCCTCTCGGGATACATTGTTTCTTACGAATAAGAGCAATTTGGTATGTTGAATAAGTAATAACTGAAATACTCGTATTGATTGCCTTGGGTTATCATGCAGTGGAAATCCATGGTTCGTTCCCTGGGCCTTATAAGCTCGTTCAGTCGCATACACACTTATGTAGCTACACTGTTCAGTCAACCCTTTCGTAGGGCATGATTTCAAGTGTTCAGTCTGTATATACGTCTAGGGCTGACAATCTGGCCCTGCTAGGCCCATTGTTGCTATTTCCGAACAAAGATACCATGGTTTTACTCGACACTTGCCTCGTTCCACAATACCAGTCTGTGATTAGTCTTTGTATTTCTTTGCTTGCCTACTTACTTTTGACAAACGTGTGACTCAATGAATCTTTGAGGTCTGGAAGAACGTTgctttcatcatgacaaagGGTTCGTTGTGACCACATTAAACCAAGCCATCTGCATTGTAACCTTGGCCGATATACTGATGGGCATGTATGCATTGTCTTTCATTTAGGCGGCCCTTAGATTACTCAAATGGAACTTCAGCAAATTATTGATAGTGTGTAGTCGTGATAAATATTGGTCTTTTTGTAGCGTCTTGGCTGACCACCTTATGATTTGAGCTATGCTAGTCTACTTCTCGTCTAAGTCAGTCGTGATACCAATCTCTCGTGTTGCTTCAATATCATGCTGAAGAAACTCAAGCTTGGTCTTCAGACGAGCAAAGCAGTCTTTGCCCAATGGCAATCTCAGAACCTTTCCCTTCAAATCACCTGCCGCTCCCTCGCCAGTGGCCACCTCGAAGATGATGTCCACTGCCTTGTTTGGATCTCCAGGTTGCTTTCCAGCTGCTTTCTCAAACTTCTGGAGTGTTGCTTCCAACAACGTTCCTTGATATGCCGTTTCGCCAGAAATATTGCTCTTGATGCTGGCTTCGAGGAAATTTGTACGGAACGCACCGGGCTCAACCAGCAAAACATTGATACCGAACTCTTTGACCTCCTTCGACAGACTCTCGCTTAGACCTTCGAGAGCGAACTTGCTGGCACTGTAGAGGCCGCAGCTGGGCTGAGCATCTTGGCCGGCGATACTGCtaatgttgatgatggtacCGGAACCCCGGCTTCTCATTCCGGGGAGGGCAGCTTGAATGGTGTAGAGAGGACCAAATAAATTTGTCTGGACCTGATGTTCGGCCTCGGCCTCCCTTATCACAGGCTTTAGTGTGCGCTCAGTCATTTTAACAATACAGGGCTTACTCACGTAAAGAGCTCGATGCCTCCCAAGACGGAGTATCCAGCGTTATTCACCAGAAAGTCGATCCTCCCGTAAGCCTTCTCTGCATCTTGGACTTTCTTGGTAATGCTAGCCTTGGATTCAGTCAGATCAATGGTGACGATCTTTCCGCCAGCTTCTTCGAGTTGGCGGATAGCATCGGCTGATCTTGTTGTGTCTCGGACAGTTGCAATGACTCTGTGTCCTGCTTTCAAGACTCGCAAGCTGAGAAGCAGGCCAAGGCCGTTGGAGCTTCCGGTAATGAACCAAACTGGAGTCGTCATTTTGGCCTGATTCTTGATACGACTCAATGCGAGATTCTGTGTAAGTGTCTCGATCTGTTGATTTTTTGGTTGATTGATTAATATGCGCTGATACTGTGTCTTATAGTGTCGGCATCACGGACTTAATGGTTCCCTATTCCCGTTTAACTTCGTTTGGCGACAAGCATTTGGTGATGAAGCTCCACACCATCTTACTTATCACCGATCACGTATCGGAAATACAATAACGACGCCGGTATGCTCATAGGCACAGTTCCGACGTTAACTAAGGTAACAATCTGGAGTTTTTGGTCATTTGCCAGTGGTATCTGAACGTCGAGATCTGCTATTTCCTCTGATACATATTCTAACCCAACTGGAAAAGCTCTTAGTACGAAAGAAGAGTAAATGGTTCAAAAGACCTATAACAATATGGTTCTCTAGTAGCCAATCTAAGTGAGAGTATGTGAGTGAGTCTGAAAACATTACCTTTCAGTCTGACAAGTAGGAAATTCAGCTTTCTCTTTATGGACCATTACAAGTCCAATTGCAGACCTTTACCACGAAGAGAGAATTTGACCGATGTCCGTCCTTAGATATTTCCCCTTGAAAATGATCTCTCGGGCGCCGCTGTAAGCTCctttgatggcttcttctgTGGAATCGGCTATGCAAACCACCGCCAAAACCCTCCCACCTTGAGTCACGAGGCGATCTCCTGCCCACGAGGTGCCTGCATGGAAGACGAACACATCTATGAGAACGCTTAGACATAGGATAGCCTTGGAGCCAGGGGCGACATCTTACCTTGCGGCAATGCTCCAAAGTCGATGAACTCGCCTACTTGATACCCATCCACTGGAGGCCACTACTAGCGAAATGGCGGCCTTTGGCTGGAACTCCATGTGTACTCGCTCCAGCTGCGCCTCGGTACATGCTATCATTATATCTGCAAGATCTGAGGCATCGTCTAGGAGTGGAAACAAGGCTTGTGCCTCGGGATCGCCAAACCGGGCGTTATATTCCAGGAGCTTTGGGCCATCAACAGTCTGCATTATTCCAGTGCAGATAAACCCAACGAACTTATGATCTAGAGTTTGTCAGTGCAGTAATTGATAGGAACGAATACGGGGTCACCTTGCTTTCGTTCTCGAGACCCAGGATAGTTGGTTCTAGGATCGTCTGCTGGATTTCCAGAATTTCCTCGACATTGAAAAAGTCTGATGGGATACAAACTCCCATACCGCCTGTATTAGGTCCAAGGTTTCCGTCATATATTCTCTGGGCATCTTGTCCGACTGGGAACAGCCTCCATACCTTTTCATCCGTGATTATGGTGACACTCAATTCACGACCAACCAGGAACTCCTCAATGACGAtttcttctccagcttcGCCGAAAACACGCTCAACCATGAGCTTGTTAACAGCATCTTCGGCTTTCTCCTTCGTGTTACAAAGAAACACACCCTTTCCTGCTGCCAGACCTGATGCTTTCACAACATGTCTGCTTGTTGGCTGGCTTTGCAGGAACAAGCTAGCTTcagatggtgatgagaagcttTGATAGCTTGCAGTAGGTATCTTGTGGCGTTCCATAAAGGCTTTCGCCCACCTCTTGGAACCTTCGATCTTCGCTACTTTCTTAGAAGGTCCAAAAACTCGAAACCCCCGGGTTTCAAAGAAGTCCACTGCCCCGAATATGATTGATGAGTCAGAACATGGAACAACCAGATCCACACGATGGGTTTCAGCAACCCCCAACAGTCCTGTAAGATCCGTGGCCTTTATATCAGGGTCGCAGTTCTTAATCTTGGTTGATCCGCGAGCCGTACCGCCATTGCCAGGAGCACAAATGATTAAATCGACCTTAGGGGACTTGCTCAGTGACCAAGCGATTGCATgctccctccctccctcgCCAATCAACATTACACGAATCTTGCCAGCGTGAAAGAAGCTCATGATAAGTTATAAATGTGGTGGCAGCGCTGGATGGAGATCGGGCGTTTCGATGCCGGTTTTCGTCAAAAAGGTTTATTTGTACTTTGTCGTGTACTGAGGTCAAGAAATCCCCCCGTGCCTTATACTCTCCAAAAATCACTTCGGCATCTGACAACGGCTATGAAGGCCAACAGCCGTTCGCATAGTCACTGGAAATGCTCCAATATCGTCAACACCTCTCGGCAAGCGCGTTTCGATACTTGCACTACTTGCATGCTGTCACGTCGTATTCTTGACGCCCGTGTGGGATTCGATGGGTGCCATGGCTCTGTCGAATTTACAATTGCATCGGAATATCAGGCTATAAGCCTACACCGAGGTTACACAAGTGAACGGTGGCTGTTTCACATACTACCCATTGAGAACGATGGTGGTAACATGAGTCCACCCCTACGAAAATAGTGGTCGTGCTGGTGCCAAAGGTATTCTGATGTCCAGTGTCCTCTGTTCTAATATGTCTGAAAGGCCCTGGAGTTCTTCTCAACTCAGCAATGAAAATATCTACTGGGCCTCTCCCTCAAGCATCTTATGTAAGGCCGGTATACCAAATACATAATTTTGCTTCAGCATGTCTTTTTATTCACGGATGAATATATTGTCAACATACGAAAGGATACGCCACTTAACTCGCAAAACACCTTTGGTCACTTCACACGACCTAGCCAAAATGGTTTCAAGAACATGCAATCACCTAGAAGGTGTTACGATTATTCTGAAGTGCGAGAACCTTCAGTTGTCCGGCTCCTTTAAATACCGAGGGGCTCTAAACAAACTGCTTCGATTGAGTCCCGAGCAATTGGATCGTGGTTTGGTGACATATAGCACTGGTATGTAAATTAAATAGCCTAGACACAACTGATTATATTTCGGTGGACTTGTACTAAAATGATACTTGGGATCAGGAAACCATGCTCTGGCCCTTCTGATGGCTACAGAACAGATGTCCAAAGTCCGTGGACAGACCATACCAATCCAGATCTACGTCCCttcatcagcctcaaatgACAAAATTTCCGCAATAAAATCCTACTGCACCTCTCCCACCACAGTTGTCCTCCAAGAAAATGGACTGGACCGGTGCGCAAAGGAAGCAATGGAGGCTTGTAAAAGTATGAGGATGACATTTGTTCCACCGGCCAACGATTCGAACATAATACTGGGCCAGGCAACAGCTGCTGTAGAATTCCAGGATCAGCTTGCAGCCGACCATCTTGGCGAGCTCGATGCAATAGTTGTACCGTGTGGTGGAGGGAGTCTTTTATCCGGTTGTGCGTCTTGGTTTCGAGGCGTACCAACTCAAGTCTGGGGCGCCGAGCCTCAATTTGATGGCCCAGGCCTCCGTGCAAGTTTGAAAGCGGGTATAATATTGCCAAAACAAAAGTCTATGGGAATGACGATCGCAGATGGACAGCGGACAACACTCAGCCCCACGAGCTGGGCAATCCTGCGCGATCAAACAAATCTTCAAGATTCCGTCGTCGTTACAGAGGCGCAAATACGCAAGTCGATGTCACTCTACCATGGAGAATTTGGTGGCATCATTGAGCCAAGTTCCGCAGTTGCGATGGCAGCATGTTTTGAGGTTGCACAGCGTCAAGTGGCAATTCACAATGCTACCACTGCCACGGAAATTGGCGTGATACTCAGTGAAGGTAATATCAGTGCCGGAACTTTTCATAGATTGGTAAACGGACACTGAAGGAGAGTATTCCTTATTGACTGGGTGGGTAAGCGTTGACCTTAAGAGATCTTTGGCCCTGTTGGTTCTCGTGGCATTTCTTTGGCCCTTTACTGCAATGTTAATATTCTTTCTTGAAATCTCGAACAATCAAATGCTGAAGAATCATGTTTACACAGACCAGGCTACGAATGCTTCCGGAACCCTTGCGGGTTTTATTGTTGGGCTCTGGCGGCAGAGAACATGCTCTTGCATGGAAACTCTGCCAGTCCCCTCTTGTTGAGCTTATCGTTGTATGTCCAGGAAATGTGGCGACAGAGAAACTTACCAAGACGAAAAATTGCAAATATGAGTTACTTGAACAAGCTCTCAGTGTTTCTAAGAGTCGCAACATCAACTTGGCTGTCTTCACCAACGAAGCAGACCTAGCAGCAGGGGCCGTGGACTTGTTCTCTCAGGGTAACATTATTCTCGAATCGCATCACCATCCAACAGCTACATCAACTCTAATTCTTTATTCAGTGGTATGGCTAACTCGTTCACAGAGGGAATACCATGCATTGGGCCGCCAAAGAAAGCGTCGCTGCTTGAAACCTCGAAGGTCTTCGCAAAACGATTTATGAGCAAAAATAACATCCCAACGGCCACCTATGGCCATTTCTCGTGTTACGAAGagtctcttctttttctaGAAGATCAATTCGCTCAAGGGAGGAGAAAGGTAGTCCTCAAACATCCCGGCATCGGAGCCAGGCAAGGTGTCTTCGTTATCGAAAcgcttgaagaagcaaaacAAACATTAGTCGCTGAATTCGGCGGGCAACCATGTGGTACATCTCGTCAGCCAGACTTTGATATACTTATTGAAGAATTCCTCGAGGGTCGCGAGTTTACCATCATGGCTCTTACAGATGGCCGAAATTTCACCATGTTTCCCTCCTACCTAGACTTCAAGACACGCAAAGAAAACAATCAAGGCCCGATGACTGGGGGTATGGGCTGCGTGTGCCCTACGATAAGGTGTACTGAGTCCATGTTTCAAGCTTTGGCGCAAGGCTTTATGGCGCGCACAATTGCAGGCTTGGGTAAAGAAGGTATGTATTCATCATGATCACTCAATTACAAATATTAAGCTACACTCGCCCATAGGGCTTGACTTCCCTGGATTCATTGCCATTGATGTTATTTTAACTCACGATGGGCCGATTGCCATTGAGTATGACTTAAGACTAGGTGACCCGGAAACACAGGCTTTAATGCCTCAGATACAGCCTGACCTGGATCTAGCGAAGGTTTTGGCACAATGCCATAGCGACCAGATATCTCTTAGCTCATTACTCTTTCAAAAAGACAGGTTTGCGGCAGTTGTTGTTGCCATAACAAAGAAATATCCACTTGAGCCAGAAACCCAGCCTCTGCATGTCAATCTGACTACACCAACTCAGAAAGGTATGTCTTCAGGATTGACTGGCTATTTCGATGTTTCAATTGACTCCAGCGAAGATACGATCATATACCACAGCCATACTTTCCATCCAAGTGTACAGCCAAGCCAGCCCGTTGTGCAGGCACGAGGTGGCCGAGTATTAAGTGTATGTGGCATTGGCAATAACCTCGATGTCGCAGCTCAGAGGGCATATTCTGGCATGGAAGCAGTAAAGTTTGAAGGAATGGAGTACAGGACTGACATAGGTACTGAACGCAGAAGTGTTTTCATTACCCAAGGTTTTGTGTGCCTTTCATAATCTATGTAAGGTTTTTAATATGTCAATCAAAGGCTAGAGGTAACAGCACCCAACATAAAACAGTAGAGCAAGCGAAACATACTTAAATTTTAACTTCTTGAGGCTGCGTATTGCTGGCACTGGACCTAACGCAAACGGCTGCCCTGGCTGATGCTTGCGAACGTAGACCTTATCAGTGCCCAACACACCCTGTATGTTGGGaggtttttttctttaaaaACGGAAATTTCATTGGTATGTCAGCATTTAGGCAGGTAGTAAGAGTTATATAAGTCCTCGTGTGCACAGGTCAACGTTGAGGGGGCCCTGGAAGTAAGGTGTTGAGCATCCTCACACCACCCCCACATCCCTGTGTAACCCTTTCACATCAcggcctcctcctccttgcGCCTCCCTTTTACACCTTCCCACACCTTCCTTCTCTCCCTGCAGCCTGATTCCACCTACTCGTGTACCCTCAAGTGACGCACTACTTTGAACACAGATCACTTCGTCTCATTAACCAATGAGTGGAAGAGCCCTCCAGGTGCTTGTTATCGGGAAAGGTGCCCGAGAGCATGCCTTGGCCTGGCAGCTGAGTCGAGCCAGATCAGTCAAACATGTTTTCGTATTCCCTGGCAATGCTGGCACACATGAGGTTGCAGCCAGCAACGGCACAGCCGGGATTTCCGCCTTTGAAGGCGCCAGCAGCTCGGAATATCACGATTTGGCGAAGCGTGCCAAGGACATCGGTATAGGTTTGGTAGTTGTCGGTCCTGATGACGACGTGGTGAATGGCATCGAAGAATCCTTTCGCAAAGGTCAGGGAGCAGCTATCGACCTCTGTCTATCAACCCTAACTGACATCTCCTCTTTTTAGTTGGCGTGTCTTGCTTCGCACCTTCGCGCGAGGCCGCAGAACTTGAAGGCTCCAAAGTCTTTGCGAAGGAGTTCATGAATAAGTTTGGCATTCCGACTGCCCACCACGGGAGTTTTGACAACCTCGAGGCTGCTAGTGCATACGTGCGCCATGTTTTCACCGACAAAGACCACCGTATCGTCATCAAAGCAGACGGTCTCGCCGCAGGGAAGGGCGTAGTTCTCCCTGAAACACCAGAAGAAGCACTGGAAGATCTTCGCAGCATCATGAGCGACGGCAAATTTTCTACAGCAGGCTCCTCAGTGGTAATCGAAGAGTACATGGACGGGTACGAGATTAGCATCTTGACCTTTAGCGACGGCAAgaccttcttttctcttccacCTGGGCAAGACCACAAGCGCATTTTAGAGGGAAACAAGGGACCCAACACTGGAGGCATGGGGGTTTACTCACCTGTGCCCATGGTAACCCCAGATGTCTTACAGAAGATTGATGAAGTCATCTTGAAACCTACATTCGATGCTCTTGCAAAAGAAGGTGAGCTGCCCATCATGTTTCGTTTCAATTCTGCTGTTAACAGCCCTCCCAGGCCGTCCTTTCTGTGGCCTGCTGTTCACTGGAGTCATGGTCACCAAATCGGGCCCTAAAGTCATTGAGTACAACGTTCGCTTCGGCGACCCGGAAACTCAAAGCTCGATGCTTCTTGTTCACGAAGACACCGACCTCGCGAGTGTCATGCTGTCATGTACAAACGAGACACTCGCATAAGTGAAAAACAGCATCAGAATTAAGTCAGGTTTTGCATGCAATGTTGTTATTGCATCCGGCGGATACCCAGGGGACTACAAAACTGGAAAGGTTGCTACATTGAGTTCTCCACCTGAGGGAGTGGTTATCTTCCATGCTGGGACCCGTAAGGAGGACCGTTTGTTGAAGACCGCGGGAGGGCGTGTCTTTTCGGTTGCTGCTTACGGTGATACCCTTGAAGAGGCACGTCGCAAAGCATATATGGGTGTCGGCTGCGTGTCATTCGAGGACATGGTGTACAGGAAGGATATTGCTCTGGGGGGTCTAGCCAAATGAGGAGCAGTGCCACCACGCCGTATCCTGAATCAGTTCAAGGATGTAAGAGCTGAGGTATAGCTTAGTTACACTTGTTATTCCTATACAACCAAGTCCAGGATGCTGTATCTACAGATACTTAGGTAAGTGTTCAACTGACAATGCTCACCAGTCTGGTGTAGCGCCTATCGACCACGATGCGCAACAGCCTTTTGCTCGCTCCGTGAATATCGCttttctcaaagtcgactTCATCCTACAGTCCACGCGTTCTGACATGCACAGGCATACCATTCTTGACTCGTGGCGGCGAGTCTGTTCCAACTTGATAGCAACGATCACCCCAGACAGTCGGTCGTGCCTTTTCAGAGTTTGTAGTTCCACTGTACGAAAGGCTTTGGTCAGTAACGCAGTCCGCGATGTGATTGAGAAACCAGGAGACTTACTTGATCCGATCCCATTCTTCCCATGCACACTCGACATCGAAGCATCTCGCTACCAGTACCATGGCCAGCTTTATCTCGACGGTGGCAAGATGTTGCCCAATGCAAACCCGTGGCCCGGCCTCGAATGAACGCCAGCCGTTGGGTGGGGGGTACAAGGGATCCTGCGGATCAGTGACAAGAAAACGTTCTGGAAGAAACTCCCAGGCTCTATGCCAGATCTCAGGGTCACGGTGAATTGCATATGACCCATCCCAAACAATGAAGTCCTCAGTTGGCAGCTTCTTCCCTTCAAATCCAGGATCGGAGCCCGGAGGACCCACGAGGAAGAACCCGGGCTCGCCACGACGCATTGAACCGACGTTGGTATGATAACGCATAGATTCACGAAGGACAGCTAGTGTGTAAGGGAGCTGGTTTAGCAACTGTGGGTTCTCCCTTATCACATCTGCAACACCCCAGGCATTCGAGCCAAGGACTGCATCATGCTCCTCTCGCAATTTGGCCAAAACCTTTGGATATTCGCTGAGCAGGCGGAAAAGC
This genomic window contains:
- a CDS encoding ribonuclease H2 subunit C; this encodes MSQPILSLAPDENKSKAVANLLPCRIHHDGPIDPASTFWTPTTTDDGTKLAYFRGRKLQGKVVKIPEQCRGVVVERAPEKDPKSANEDVLEDLDADQEPEQIGSMKITAEFDEMVVWGHETVADASADPYVRSMGEWLQMADRIHSYSPLADTTQK
- a CDS encoding phosphoribosylamine-glycine ligase is translated as MSGRALQVLVIGKGAREHALAWQLSRARSVKHVFVFPGNAGTHEVAASNGTAGISAFEGASSSEYHDLAKRAKDIGIGLVVVGPDDDVVNGIEESFRKVGVSCFAPSREAAELEGSKVFAKEFMNKFGIPTAHHGSFDNLEAASAYVRHVFTDKDHRIVIKADGLAAGKGVVLPETPEEALEDLRSIMSDGKFSTAGSSVVIEEYMDGYEISILTFSDGKTFFSLPPGQDHKRILEGNKGPNTGGMGVYSPVPMVTPDVLQKIDEVILKPTFDALAKEGRPFCGLLFTGVMVTKSGPKVIEYNVRFGDPETQSSMLLVHEDTDLASVMLSCTNETLA
- a CDS encoding phosphoribosylamine-glycine ligase, whose translation is MSGRALQVLVIGKGAREHALAWQLSRARSVKHVFVFPGNAGTHEVAASNGTAGISAFEGASSSEYHDLAKRAKDIGIGLVVVGPDDDVVNGIEESFRKVGVSCFAPSREAAELEGSKVFAKEFMNKFGIPTAHHGSFDNLEAASAYVRHVFTDKDHRIVIKADGLAAGKGVVLPETPEEALEDLRSIMSDGKFSTAGSSVVIEEYMDGYEISILTFSDGKTFFSLPPGQDHKRILEGNKGPNTGGMGVYSPVPMVTPDVLQKIDEVILKPTFDALAKEGELPIMFRFNSAVNSPPRPSFLWPAVHWSHGHQIGP
- a CDS encoding phosphoribosylamine-glycine ligase (At least one base has a quality score < 10); translation: MSFFHAGKIRVMLIGEGGREHAIAWSLSKSPKVDLIICAPGNGGTARGSTKIKNCDPDIKATDLTGLLGVAETHRVDLVVPCSDSSIIFGAVDFFETRGFRVFGPSKKVAKIEGSKRWAKAFMERHKIPTASYQSFSSPSEASLFLQSQPTSRHVVKASGLAAGKGVFLCNTKEKAEDAVNKLMVERVFGEAGEEIVIEEFLVGRELSVTIITDEKVWRLFPVGQDAQRIYDGNLGPNTGGMGVCIPSDFFNVEEILEIQQTILEPTILGLENESKFVGFICTGIMQTVDGPKLLEYNARFGDPEAQALFPLLDDASDLADIMIACTEAQLERVHMEFQPKAAISLVVASSGWVSSRRVHRLWSIAAR